Below is a window of Mycolicibacterium rhodesiae NBB3 DNA.
GGTCGTCGACGAAGCGCCAGAACCCCGATTCACGCAGCGAGTGGCCTTCGTATCCGCCGGACTCGGTCAATCGCCACGAGCGGGCCTCCCAAATCAGGTAATCCCCGCCGTCATGGCTGACCACGATCTGCTGGCCGAAGCGGTAGTCGCCGTGGGGGCCACGGCCCTCGCCCTCGCCGCGCCACACCCCGACAAGCGGCAACAGCGCCAGCAGCGCGTCGTTGAGGTTCGCGCCTTCGCGGAGGTTCGCGGTGTCCGCCGGCGCGGGAAGATCGTCGAGGGCCGGAATATTGCGTGCGGCGGTGGTTTTCGCGCGTTCGGCCGCAGCCGCGACCGCGTCGTCGCCTGACGTCACGACTCGTCGGTGATGAGGCGGTAGAGCGTGTACAGCGCGAACCAGGTGATGACCACCACAGCGGCGATCAGCAGGATCTCGAAGAGCAGTACCACGGTGCAAAGTCTAGCGGCATGACCGCCGACGGCTCTCGGCAGCCGCCGGCGGATCGTCAGTGCTTCAGGCGACCTTGACGTCGACCTCGTGGATGCCGGCGCCTGACGGCGCGATGCTGGCGTCGCCGTTGCCCGCGGGTGACAGGGCGCGCAGCGTCCACGTGCCCGGCGCCGCGAAGAACCGGAAGTCGCCGGTGGCCGACGCGACTACTTCGGCGGTGAACTCATCAGAGCTGTCCAACAGGCGCACAAACGCGCCGCCGACGCTCTGGCCGGACCCGTCGACGACGCGACCGGTGATCACGGTTTCCTTCTCGAGGTCAACGCCGGCAGGCAGCGTCTGTCCTTGCTTCGGTGCAGAGCACATATCAACTTCCCAACTCAATCGGGGCTCCCACGAGAGAGCCGTATTCCGTCCAACTTCCGTCGTAGTTCTTGACGTTCTGGTGTCCCAACAACTCCTGCAGCACAAACCAGGTGTGCGACGAACGCTCACCGATCCGGCAGTACGCGATGGTCTCCTTCTGACCGTCGAGACCGGCATCGGCGTACAGCTTGGCCAGATCGTCGTCGGACTTGAAAGTGCCGTCCTCGTTGGCTGCCTTGCTCCAGGGAACATTGATGGCGCCGGGGATATGCCCGGGACGCTGACTCTGTTCCTGCGGCAGGTGCGCCGGCGCGAGAATCTTGCCCGAGAACTCGTCGGGGGAGCGGACGTCGACGAGGTTCTTGGTGTTGATCGCTGCGATGACCTCGTCGCGGAAGGCGCGGATGTCATTGTTCGGCGCCTTGGCCGTATACGAGGTCGAAGGCCGCTCGGGCACATCCGTGACCAACGGGCGGCCGTCCAGCTCCCACTTCTTGCGGCCGCCGTCGAGCAACTTGACGTTCTCGTGGCCATACAGCTTGAAGTACCAGTACGCGTACGCGGCGAACCAGTTGTTGTTGCCCCCGTATAGGATCACCGTGTCGTCGTTGCTGATGCCCTTGTCCGACAACAGCTTCGAGAACTGTTGGGCATCAACGAAGTCACGCTTGACCTGGTCCTGCAGTTCGGTCTTCCAATCGATCCGCACAGCGCCTGCGATGTGACCGCCCTCGTAGGCGGAGGTGTCCTCGTCGACCTCCACGAAGACGGTGTTCGGCGCGTCGAGATTGCTCTCGGCCCAGTCAGTCGTGACCAGGACGTCGGAGCGTGCCATGTAGGAAATCCTTTCGTTGCTTGCTGTTTGAAGTTATGTGGGGTTTTTCCGGAAGCGTGCTACGAGCGGGTAGAGCTGGCAGCCGAGGCAGATGCCGAAGGCCGCGTTGAGGAATGCCGCCACGAGCGCGAAGCCGGTGGCGATCTGGCCGAGCAGCGGGATGCCGGCGGTGAAACCGAGAACGCCGACGACCGCGAAGACAAAACCGACGAGTTGGGCGAACTTCAGCGGGGCTGCCGGCTCCTTCTCGGTGACCGGTCCGAGGCGGGCAGCCACCACGGTGCGGAAGATCGCGCCGTACGGATGCTGCTGAGGTCCGCGCCACGCGCCGAGCGCGAAGACGACCGCCTGCACCGCGAGTATGACGGTCGCACCGAGCGGGCTCACGGCCGACGCCAGCAGCACCGCGATGAGCACCACGGTGGTCACCCAGGCCGCGAAGCGCGGACCCCGCACGTCCACCAGGTCTGGTGTCGTGCCGGTGCTGGTGATGGTCGACATACATGTGCTCCTAGTTGCATGGATGGGCTGGCTGGTTTGGGCGGCAGACCACAGGGGGCCGCTCCCGAGTGCGGCGCAAAGAAGGGCGCGGCTACTCAGCAGCTACAACAACAACAGCAGCAACCCGCGACGCGGCACAGATCGACTGCGCGGCGCTTGGTGAGCATCGGCTCGAGGCGGGCGGGCACGTGCGACAGCTTACCCAATGACGGGGTGATCAAGCCAACAGCGGTTCCAGCGCGGACCGCAGGTCAGCGGCCGTGGGGACGCCATGGGTACGGAAGCGGGGCTTGCCGTCGGCGTCGAAGATGATCGTGGTGGGCAGCGACAGCACCGAAAGCCTCTTGGCCGCTTCCGGATTGGCGTCCATGTCGATCTCCACGTGCGCGACCCCGGGCAGGTCGGCGCAGACCTGATCGACGACCCGTCGCACACCCGCGCACGGTCCGCACCACACGGCGCTGAAATGCAGCACGGTCGGTCCCGTGTCGGATAACCCCAGGTCACTCGTATCGACGTCGGCGGCTTTCGCGCTCTCCTTGAGCATCCCCGCCCGCAGCGTGATCAGCCTGCCGACCACATAGGCCAACCCGAGCGCACCGACCAGCACGCCTATCACCAGCACCCATGAAGAGCTCACGACAGATTGAACCTGTCCAGGGCCACGGTTACTCCCTCGGCGATGCCTTCGATGATGAGGTCGCTGCCACGCGCCCCCTCGGCGGTCGGCGCCAGCCCGAACGGCAACTTCTGCCCAGGCAGGCTGGTGCTGAACGCGGCCAGCACGTCGGCCTTCTTGTCGTCGGGAACTGGCTGGTCAGCGGTGCCCGCACCGGTCAGCACGTCGGTGGCGGTGAGCACGAGCGTGGTCTGGTCAGGCCCGACGATCGAGAGGTCGACCGAGATGCTGACCCTCTCGTCGAAGCCCGCCGACTTGGGGGTGCCGGTGAACACCACGCCGCGGTTGCTCGATATCCCCGATTCGGTGGTGCCTCCGGTGGCGTCGTTGCTTTCCCGCGTCGGCGCCTCGACCAGCAGATCCGGAATGCCCATGAACCGTCCCACATGGGTTGAGTCGATGATGATCCGGCTCTCCGCCTTGCCCACCTGCAGCGTGGCCTCGGGCTTCACCAGCCACGATGAATCCACCAGATCGATCGAATGCAGGGTCGCCTCCAAGGAGGCCTTGCCGACCACCGGATGCGCGACGCTTGCGGCCCTGATCTCGACTTCGTCATAGTGGCGGTCGATTGCCTGCGGGATGAACGGAAAGCCGAGGATCGCCACCGACGGGTCCCAGGCCAGGTCAGCGGCTGTTCGAACACTTCTGGCCAGGCGATACTCCGCGTATATCGCGGCCCCGAAATCGGTCCCGACGGCGCCGACCACGACCGCGGTCGCTGTCGCCAGTACACCGATCAGCAGCTTTCGCACCCGCACATTCTTGCCCACTCGCGTCCGCTCGACCGCGTTGACTCAGCTGACCAGAGGGTGTCGCGCTATCGTTAGATGACTATCGGCCGAGTAACGGCCATATGACAGGCATGAATCTGGGAAGTCACCGACCGACATTGTTGTCCAGGCGAGGTCCCCATGGCTGCTGGAGGGCCAGTTGGATCTACTGCTACTGACCGTCGATCCCCATCCGGAATCCGTCCTGCCCTCGTTGTCGCTGCTGGCGCACAGCGTGCGGACGGCGCCGACCGAGGTCTCCTCATTGTTGGAGGCCGGCAACGCGGATGTGGCGATCGTCGATGCGCGCACGGATCTGGCCGCCGCGCGCGGCCTGTGTCGCCTGCTTGGTACCACCGGCACGTCGGTGCCCGTGGTGGCGGTCGTCAACGAGGGCGGCCTGGTGGCCGTCAACACCGAATGGGGTCTCGACGAGATTCTCCTGCCCAGCACCGGACCCGCCGAGATCGATGCCCGGTTGCGGCTGCTGGTCGGGCGCCGTGGCGGGGTGGCCAACCAGGAGAATGTCGGCAAGATCAGTCTGGGCGAGCTCGTGATCGACGAGGGCACCTACACCGCGCGGCTGCGCGGCAGACCTCTGGACCTCACCTACAAGGAATTCGAACTCCTCAAGTACCTCGCGCAGCATGCCGGCCGGGTGTTCACCCGCGCGCAACTGCTTCAAGAGGTCTGGGGTTACGACTTCTTCGGCGGCACCCGCACGGTCGACGTGCACGTTCGACGCCTGCGGGCGAAGCTGGGCACCGAGTACGAGTCGCTCATCGGCACCGTGCGCAACGTCGGCTACAAGGCGGTTCGACCCGCGCGCGGGCGGACCCCTGCGCCGGAATCCGACGTTGACGTGCCCGACGACTCCGACGTCTTGGGCGGTGCCGACGGGTACGACGTGGAGCCGCTCGCCGACCCGCTGCGCAGTCAGTGACCGATCGGACCATCGCGTGGCGATCCGGTCTGTCCGCTGACGATCAGAGCCGAATCCGGGAAATCATCGCCGCGGCAACAGCGCTCGACGGCGTCGCACCCGTCGGTGATCAGGTTCTGCGAGAACTGAGCCAGGACCGCACGCGGCATCTGCTCGCCGTCGACGACGCCGGCATCGTGGGCTATCTCAATCTCGCGCCTGCTGACGAGGAGGCTCCGGCCATGGCCGAACTCGTCGTGGATCCTTCGGCCCGCCGCCGCGGCGTCGGTTCGGCGATGGCGCAGCGGGGATTGGAAGAAGGTGGCGACGGCGCCCGCATCTGGGCACACGGCAACCTCGAGTGCGCCCGTGCCGTCGCGGCGTCGCTGAACCTGGCGGTCGTGCGGGAACTGCTGCAGATGCGACGCCCGCTGACTGATCTACCCGCGGTGACGGTTCCAGACGGCGTGCGGATCGTCACATACTCGGGGCCGTCCGACGACGCCGAACTGCTTCGGGTGAACAACGCTGCGTTTGTGTGGCATCCCGAACAGGGCGGCTGGACCGACGCCGACATCGCCGAGCTCCGCGACGAACCGTGGTTCGACCCAGACGGAATCTTCCTGGCCGTCGACGAGGAGACTAAAGCGCTGCTCGGTTTCCACTGGACCAAAGTTCACAGCGGTGATCTCGGCGAGGTGTATGTCGTCGGCGTCGACCCCGCCGCGCAGGGCAGGGGACTCGGGGCAACGCTGACTCTGATCGGTCTGCATCACCTGTCCGAGGTTCTGACGGCAGGCTCACGGTCTGAGGTGATGCTTTACGTCGAAGGGGATAACTCCGCGGCGGTGAAGACCTATCGCCGACTGGGTTTCGACGTCTATTCCGTCGATGCCGCGTATGCCGCCCCGCTCCCCTCGGCAGCTCCGCTACCTGGGGAACCCCAGTGAAATAGCTGGACGTGTTCACCGCCCGTTCACATTCCATCCCCGCGCCGTCCACCGCGGCCGCATACGTTGCCGGTGAGTCCAGGCCTTTCTCGAGCCGTCAACCGAAAGTGGGATAAGTGAAGCTCAACAGCATTGGCAAGACGCTAGGAACGACGCTCTCCGCAGCGGCGATCGCGGCGTTGACGCTGTCCGCGTGCGGTAGCGACAACAACGCCGGAAGCACCGGCGGTGGGTCAGGCGGTTCGTCGTCTGCCGATTGCGGCGGCAAGAACTCCGTCACCGCCGAGGGCTCGACGGCTCAGCAGAACGCGATCGCGGAATTCAACAAGGTGTGGGGCCAGTCCTGCTCCGGCAAGAACCTGTCGTACAACCCGACCGGATCGGGCGCCGGCCGCGAGCAATTCATCGCGGGCAACGTCGACTTCGCCGGCTCGGACTCCGCGCTGAAGGACGAGCAGATCGCTGCGGCCGCCGAGCGTTGCGGTGGCAACCCGGCGTGGAACCTGCCGCTGGTGTTCGGCCCGATTGCGATGGCCTACAACGTCCCCGGTGTCGACAAGCTGGTACTCAACGGCGACACACTCGCCAAGATCTTCCAAGGGCAGATCAAGAAGTGGAACGACCCGGCGATCGCCGCGCTGAACAGTGGCGTCACGCTGCCCGATACCGACATCACCCCTATCTTCCGATCGGACTCCTCGGGTACCACCGACAACTTCCAGAAATACCTGGAGGCCGCCTCCGGCGGCGCCTGGACCAAGGGTGCGGGCAGCGAATTCCAGGGCGGCGCCGGTGAGGGTGCGCAGAAGTCGGCCGGTGTGGCGCAGGCCGTGCAGGCGACCCCGGGCGCGATCGGCTACGTCGAGAAGGGCTTCGCCGACCAGGCAGGCATCCCTTACGCGCAGATCGACAACGGCAGCGGCGCAGTCGAATTGACCGACGAGTCGGCAGGCAAGGCCATCGATGCGGCGAAGTTCGCCGCCGAGGGCAACGACCTGACGCTGGATTTGAAGTCGCTGTACGGCATGCAGGACGCGGGGGCCTACCCGCTCGTGCTGGCCACCTACGAGATCGTCTGCTCGAAGGGTTATGACGCCGAGACAGCCGAGGCGGTCAAGTCGTTCCTGAAGGTCGCGGCCAACGACGGGCAGGCGAACCTGTCCGCCGCGGGCTACGTTCCCCTTCCGGACGCCTTCAAGGAGCGGTTGGTGACGTCCATCGACGCCATCAGTGCATCTGCCTAGCCTGTGGCGCGACAGCACCGAACCGGTGAAGATGGGGGCGGAGACACATGACCGATAGGGTCGAATTGACAACACCGAATCCGCTGGACGCAGGGTCAGGCGAAGCATTGGCCGTACCTTTCGGCGAGCCCGCACCCATCTCCACCAATCCCTCCAGGAACGCCAAAGTGCGCCCGGGAGACCGGATCTTCCGCCTGCTGGCGGAAGGCTCCGGTGTCCTGATCGTCGTCATCATCGCGGCGATCGGGCTCTTCCTGCTGTGGCGCGCCATCCCGGCGCTGGGCCGAAACCAGGCGAACTTCCTGCTCTACAGCGGCAACTGGGTGACCACCAACACCGCCGCGATGAAGTTCGGCATTCTCGACCTGCTGCAGGTAACGGTGTTCGTGTCGGTGTTCGCATTGATTCTCGCCATGCCCGTGGCGCTGGGTATCGCGATCTACCTGACCCAGTACGCACCGCGCCGGGTAGCCGGCCCACTGGCCTACATGGTCGATCTACTGGCCGCTGTGCCGTCGATCATCTACGGCGTGTGGGGGCTGTATGTCCTTGCGCCGGTGATCAAACCGGTCGCCGTCTGGTTGAACGAGAATCTGTCGTGGCTCTTCCTGTTCCAGACCGGCAACGCCTCCGTCGCCGGCGGTGGAACGATCTTCACCGCGGGCATCGTGCTGGCGGTGATGATCCTGCCGATCATCACCGCTGTCGCACGCGAGGTGTTCATCCAGACGCCGCGCGGCCACATCGAGGCGGCGCTGGCGCTGGGAGCCACCCGGTGGGAGGTGGTCCGCACGACCGTGCTGCCGTTCGGCCTGTCGGGCTACATCAGCGGCGCGATGCTCGGACTCGGCCGCGCGCTCGGTGAAACGATCGCGCTGCTGATCATCCTGCGCGGCACGCAGCAGGCATTCGGATGGTCGCTGTTCGACGCGGGCTACACATTCGCAAGCAAGATCGCTTCGGCTGCATCCGAATTCAATGATCAGTACAAGGCGGGCGCCTACATCGCGGCCGGCCTGGTGCTGTTCGTCCTGACATTCGTGGTGAACACCCTGGCCCGCGCCGCGGTGTCCGGAAAGGACCGGTCCGCATCATGACCTCGACATTGGACAAGCCGGTCAAGGCACCCACCTTTCAGGGTGTCAGCCTGCGCCGCAAGATCACCAACAACGTCGCGACCGTGCTCGTCACCGCGTCGGTGGTCATCGCCGTGGTTCCCCTCGTGTGGGTGCTGCTGACGGTGGTGGTCAAGGGATTCGGCGCCGTGACATCGAGCACCTGGTGGTTCAACTCCCAGGCCGGTATGACGGCGTTCCAGGCGGGCGGCGGCGCGTACCACGCGATCGTCGGCACCCTGCTGCAGGGTCTGATCTGTGCAGTCATCTCGATTCCCATCGGCGTGTTCGTCGGTATCTATCTGGTGGAGTACGGCGGCGGCACGCGACTTGGAAAGCTGACCACCTTCATGGTCGACATCCTCACGGGTGTGCCATCGATCGTCGCCGCGCTGTTCATCTACGCCCTGTGGGTCGCCACGCTCGGCTTCCAGCGGTCGGGCTTCGCAGTGTCGCTGGCTTTGGTGCTGCTGATGATTCCCGTCATCGTCCGGTCCACCGAGGAGATGCTGCGAATCGTCCCGATGGATCTGCGCGAGGCCAGCTACGCGCTGGGCGTGCCGAAGTGGAAGACCATCTCCGCCATCGTGATTCCGACGGCGTTGTCGGGCATCGTGACCGGCATCCTGCTGGCACTGGCCCGCGTCATGGGTGAGACGGCACCGCTGCTGATCCTCGTCGGTTACGCCCAGGCCATGAATTTCGACATGTTCAGCGGCTTCATGGGCTCGCTGCCCGGCATGATGTACGACCAGACATCGGCGGGTGCAGGCGCCAACCCGGTGCCCACCGACCGGTTGTGGGGCGCGGCCTTCACGCTGATCGTGCTGATCGCCGCCTTGAACATCGGCGCCAGGTACATCGCCAAATTCTTTGCCCCCAAGAAGGTCTGAGCAGGTTTAGGAGATATCTGAAATGGCCAAAAGGCTCGATCTCAAAGACGTCAACATCTACTACGGCTCGTTCAAAGCGGTCGCGGACGTTGCGTTGTCCGTCCAGCCGCGCAGCGTGACGGCGTTCATCGGCCCGTCAGGCTGCGGTAAGTCGACGGTGCTGCGGACGCTCAACCGCATGCACGAGGTCATCCCCGGCGCCCGCGTCGAAGGTTCGGTGCTGCTCGACGGTGAGGACATCTACGGCGCCGGCGTCGACCCGGTCGGTGTCCGCAAGACCATCGGCATGGTGTTCCAGCGGCCGAACCCGTTTCCCACCATGTCGATTCGCGACAATGTGGTGGCCGGACTCAAGCTGCAGGGAGTGCGCAACAAGAAGACTCTGGAAGAGGTCGCCGAGCGCTCGCTCAAGGGAGCCAACCTCTGGAATGAGGTCAAGGATCGGTTGGACAAGCCGGGCGGCAGTCTGTCCGGCGGTCAGCAGCAGCGGCTGTGCATTGCGCGCGCCATCGCGGTGCAGCCCGATGTGCTTCTGATGGATGAGCCGTGCTCGGCGCTGGATCCGATTTCCACACTGGCGATCGAGGACTTGATCGCGGAACTCAAGCAGGACTTCACGATCGTGATCGTCACGCACAACATGCAGCAGGCAGCCCGCGTCAGCGACCAGACGGCATTCTTCAATCTCGAGGCCACCGGCAAGCCCGGCATGCTCGTCGAGATCGACGACACCGAGAAGATCTTCTCCAACCCGAACCAGAAGGCGACGGAAGACTACATCTCCGGCCGCTTCGGTTGATTACCACGTCGACAAGCGAAAGGCCCCCGAGTGATCGGGGGCCTTTCGCTTGTCAGAGAACGTGTTAACGCGACGCCAGTTGGTCCCCTTCTGGCAGGTTGCCGGTGGCCTGGAAGATGACCCGGCGCGCGATCTCGACGGCGTGATCGGCGAAGCGCTCGTAGAACCGCGACAGCAGCGTCACGTCGACGGCGGCGGTGACGCCGTACTTCCACTCACGGTCCATCAGCACCGTGAAAAGGTGCTTGTGCAGGTCGTCCATCGCGTCGTCTTCCTCGCTGATCCGCGCAGCCTTCTCCGGATCGCGCGTGACGAGTACCTCTTGCGCACTGTTGCCCAATTCGACTGCCACTCGGCCCATTTCAGCGAAGTAACCGTTGACCTCTTCGGGCAGCGCATGCTGGGGATGACGACGGCGGGCGATCTTGGCGACGTGCAGGGCCAATGCTCCCATCCGGTCGACATCGGCGACGATCTGGATGGCTGTGACGATCGAGCGCAGATCGCCGGCCACCGGCGCCTGCAGGGCCAGCAGTACGAAAGCGGCCTCCTCGGCGCGCGCGCTCATCGCCACAATCTGCTCGTGGTCGTCGATCACCTGTTCGGCCAGAACGAGATCGGCCTGCAGCAGCGCCTGGGTTGCGCGCTCCATAGCTGTGCCGGCCAGACCGCACATGTCGCCGAGCTGTTCAGTCAGCTGATCCAACTGGTCGTGGTACGCGGTTCGCATATCCCCACCCTACGGTTTGAACAGCTGCAACGTCACGACGTGCAGGGTGAACGCCAAGTGAATGGAGCGTGCCCAGCGACTGACATGGCGTCACGGCCCAGGGCTATTCGCAGGTGGTGTCCGCGGCGTTGGTGACCGTGAGATCTTCGGGCAGATTGGTCGGCGTGCTGCTGGCGTCGTGCGCCACATGGACCTGCACCGGACTGCCGCTCGAGGGTGGCGAACTCACCGAGTGGAAGTCGCTGCCGAGCACCACCTGAATGACGTCGCCGAGATTGGTGGCACGCTCGATGTTCGAGTTCGGGAACGCCGAGGCGACGGTTGCTGCGGCCTGTTCGTTGCCTGGTGAGAAGAACACCGTCGTGGTGTCCACTGGACCGGGGTGGTCATCGGGGGAGACCACGTTGAAGCCATGCGTCTGCAGTTCGTCGGCAGCGGTCGCGCCAAGCCCATCCTCACCGGTCGAGTTCGACACCTGCACGGTGACATCGCTCGGGTTGGTCGTGATCGTGTCGACGAGTTCGGTTGCGGCAGCGGCGTCTTGACTGGGCTTCTGGGTTTGGCTTTCAGGGGTTCCCGGCACCGGGGTGTTGTCGGCGTTCTTCTCCTCGGGCAACGGATCATCGTTGATGATCGCGTCGAAGATGGCCCGGTTGTCTTCCTCGCGTAGATGCTCGTTGCCGTACTCGTCCATATAACCGGTCGTCGGCACGGTCAAGAAGGTGATGCGGCCCGCGGCGATGCCCTGAACCGACTGACCAAGGGTCACCAGGTCTTTGGTGTCCATGTTGTCGACATAGCTGTCGTTGATGAACATGTTGACGACGTTGTTGAGCTTGGACAGCGAGAAGAACACCTCCCGCGAGATCATCGAGCGCAGCAGCGACGACAGGAACAGCTGCTGGCGCTTGATGCGGCCGTAGTCGCCGTTGGTCTCCGTCGTGACCTGCCGGGCGCGCACGTACTGGAGCGCCGTGTGGCCGTCGACCCGCTGGCGACCGGCAGTGGGCAGCACCGTGCCCAGTTCGTAGTCCTCGAGCGGGGTGGTGCTGCACACTTCGACGCCGCCCAGCGCGTCGACCATCTTCGAGAAGCCGGCGAAATCGACTGCCATGAAACGGTTTATGTAGAGCCCGGACATCTTTTGGATGACCTTCACCAGGCACTTGGGCCCCCCGACGGCGTACGCGGAGTTCAGCTTGTACTCGGTGTACACCTCGTCAGCGCCGTACATGGGCGACTCGGGGTCGGTGATCGGGCCGTACTCTCCGGTCTTCGGATCCCACGGCTCGCACTGCATCGGCTCGATCGCCAGATCTCGCGGAAACGACACCGCCACAACGCGTTCACGGTTCGCGGGGATGTTCACCAGCATCACCGTGTCCGACCGCGCACCGGCCGCCTCGTCGGTGGTGCCCGCGCCCATCTCGACGTTTTCGCCCATCCGGCTGTCGACGCCGACGATCAGGAAGTTCTCGTCGCCGAACTGTGCGTTCGGGTCGAGGATGTCGCGTGAATCGGGATCGAGTGCCGAGATTCGGTTGAGCATGTTGTTCTTCGCCGATTGCCACTGCCACGCGCCACCGGTGAGGGCGAGCGCGAGCACGGCGATGAGTGCGGTGACCACACGACCGACGACCATCGACTTCCGGCGGCTGCGTC
It encodes the following:
- the phoU gene encoding phosphate signaling complex protein PhoU, coding for MRTAYHDQLDQLTEQLGDMCGLAGTAMERATQALLQADLVLAEQVIDDHEQIVAMSARAEEAAFVLLALQAPVAGDLRSIVTAIQIVADVDRMGALALHVAKIARRRHPQHALPEEVNGYFAEMGRVAVELGNSAQEVLVTRDPEKAARISEEDDAMDDLHKHLFTVLMDREWKYGVTAAVDVTLLSRFYERFADHAVEIARRVIFQATGNLPEGDQLASR
- a CDS encoding LCP family protein, whose protein sequence is MSDGDNATPGRHGQDGSSAPDGPSDTNKWRTRSARPAPGAAPWERAGVSDDDASPASPPGNHTDGISVADLIAKLHGDRAVPSEIKRHRSPADDASGPPPTEIIDAVPAAPVHDERSVEPVYPDLTFDGPTYESPAYEDPAYHGEDADSRDADSPDTEIIPVVGARGSELPDLSLAHRPSRVPPSHFGTGRRRPDQGSPRRSRRKSMVVGRVVTALIAVLALALTGGAWQWQSAKNNMLNRISALDPDSRDILDPNAQFGDENFLIVGVDSRMGENVEMGAGTTDEAAGARSDTVMLVNIPANRERVVAVSFPRDLAIEPMQCEPWDPKTGEYGPITDPESPMYGADEVYTEYKLNSAYAVGGPKCLVKVIQKMSGLYINRFMAVDFAGFSKMVDALGGVEVCSTTPLEDYELGTVLPTAGRQRVDGHTALQYVRARQVTTETNGDYGRIKRQQLFLSSLLRSMISREVFFSLSKLNNVVNMFINDSYVDNMDTKDLVTLGQSVQGIAAGRITFLTVPTTGYMDEYGNEHLREEDNRAIFDAIINDDPLPEEKNADNTPVPGTPESQTQKPSQDAAAATELVDTITTNPSDVTVQVSNSTGEDGLGATAADELQTHGFNVVSPDDHPGPVDTTTVFFSPGNEQAAATVASAFPNSNIERATNLGDVIQVVLGSDFHSVSSPPSSGSPVQVHVAHDASSTPTNLPEDLTVTNAADTTCE